One window of the Terriglobales bacterium genome contains the following:
- a CDS encoding ATP-binding protein yields MSFRRKLLATFALTVFFAVAGVAIAVSVLTRRAFEKSESERTSALITQFQREFAKHGEDVVRRIETIAATDSVAHIALDANRAAPDLSAYVNEAKPLADSEQLDFLELVTGDGAIISSAQSPAKFGYKESLVTNLPAAATTAFLKREELSDGTAVFGVFSLRALRVGDKPVYVIGGQRLDSNFLATLPLTPGARVMLYPNLASDYSPKLLVDASGPVAQAEMLRPLLRKVQQTGVEQDGVVRWSADAADVEDVHAMPLKGQKGELLGVLLIGNSRRSLVELERRIRSAALLIGSLGLVLAMLVSSWAATRVTRPVEQLAAAARQVADGNWDAKVELVSDNELGHLAEAFNRMTRELIDQRERLIQSERVAAWRELARRLAHELKNPLFPLQITVENLLKAHESDPDQFEEVFRESTGTLLAEIANLKTITGRFSDFSRMPQPRLQPVKLNEIVRSVLQLYQNQLNQRGQAIVCNLNLDESVGNITADPDLLHRALSNLVVNAIDAMPGGGTLSIRTQQKNDEVHIEVSDTGEGLSPEECKRLFTPYYTTKEHGTGLGLAIVQSVVSDHHGRITVSSTPGRGTTFLVALPSGSALAGQAALSKAEPT; encoded by the coding sequence GTGAGCTTTCGCCGGAAGTTGTTGGCCACTTTTGCGCTGACCGTTTTCTTCGCCGTGGCCGGGGTGGCTATAGCCGTTTCGGTCCTCACACGGCGCGCCTTTGAGAAATCAGAATCGGAGCGGACGAGCGCTTTGATCACGCAGTTCCAGCGCGAATTTGCGAAGCACGGTGAGGACGTTGTCCGGCGTATTGAAACCATCGCTGCTACCGATTCCGTGGCTCACATCGCGCTGGATGCAAACCGGGCTGCGCCAGATTTAAGTGCCTACGTAAATGAGGCAAAGCCGTTGGCTGACAGCGAACAACTCGACTTCCTGGAATTAGTGACCGGCGATGGCGCGATCATTTCTTCCGCGCAGTCGCCGGCGAAGTTCGGTTACAAAGAGTCCTTGGTGACAAATCTGCCGGCTGCAGCGACGACCGCATTTCTAAAACGCGAGGAGCTTTCTGACGGCACAGCCGTCTTCGGTGTTTTCTCCCTGCGCGCGCTCCGCGTTGGTGACAAACCTGTCTATGTCATCGGCGGCCAACGTCTCGACAGCAACTTTCTCGCAACTTTGCCGCTTACGCCAGGCGCGCGAGTGATGCTCTACCCAAACCTCGCGTCAGATTACTCGCCCAAACTATTGGTTGATGCTTCTGGGCCGGTTGCTCAGGCCGAAATGCTAAGGCCTCTTCTTCGAAAAGTGCAACAGACCGGGGTCGAACAGGACGGCGTGGTGCGTTGGTCAGCCGACGCAGCCGACGTCGAAGATGTCCATGCCATGCCGCTCAAAGGACAGAAGGGGGAATTGCTGGGTGTTTTGCTGATAGGCAATTCGCGTCGCAGTCTAGTCGAACTCGAACGTCGTATCCGCTCCGCCGCGTTGCTGATAGGCAGTCTGGGACTGGTGCTCGCCATGCTAGTGAGCAGCTGGGCCGCCACCAGGGTGACTCGACCGGTGGAGCAACTCGCCGCCGCAGCACGCCAGGTTGCCGACGGAAACTGGGATGCAAAGGTTGAACTCGTCTCTGACAACGAGCTCGGACATCTGGCAGAAGCTTTCAACCGCATGACGCGCGAACTGATCGACCAGCGCGAACGTTTAATACAGTCCGAACGAGTGGCAGCGTGGCGCGAGTTGGCCCGCCGGTTGGCCCACGAATTGAAGAACCCTTTGTTCCCGCTACAGATCACGGTGGAGAATTTGCTCAAAGCCCACGAGAGTGATCCTGATCAGTTTGAGGAGGTGTTCCGCGAGAGCACCGGCACCCTGTTGGCGGAAATTGCGAACTTGAAGACCATCACCGGACGATTCAGCGACTTTTCGAGGATGCCGCAGCCACGGCTTCAGCCGGTAAAACTAAATGAAATTGTGCGCAGTGTGCTGCAGCTTTATCAAAATCAACTTAACCAGCGAGGCCAGGCAATCGTGTGCAATCTCAATTTGGATGAGAGCGTCGGGAACATCACTGCTGACCCGGACCTGCTCCACCGTGCGCTCTCCAATCTGGTCGTCAACGCGATTGACGCCATGCCGGGAGGCGGCACGCTCTCCATCCGTACACAGCAAAAGAACGACGAGGTCCACATTGAAGTTTCCGATACCGGTGAAGGACTCAGCCCAGAAGAATGCAAACGTTTGTTCACTCCCTATTACACTACCAAGGAGCACGGGACAGGACTTGGTCTAGCAATTGTCCAGTCGGTGGTGAGCGATCACCATGGACGTATCACCGTTTCCAGCACCCCCGGCCGTGGCACAACTTTTTTAGTCGCGTTGCCCAGCGGATCTGCGCTCGCTGGACAAGCGGCCTTATCGAAAGCGGAGCCGACCTAA
- a CDS encoding ABC transporter substrate-binding protein produces MRRSVYIFLAAISALLLALASPAATRAHYGGTLHLAMRAAPASLDPVNPDMAGPEGSSRLVPLIFDRLTTFDDKGRLQPQLSTKWQGGTGNRRWEFWLRRGVKFSDGSPLTPESVAASLRLANRDWKVSALSDSVVVELENPSLTIPAEMALSRNAIAYRNGDNVLGSGPFQVTEWQPGKRLVLKTQDTYWGGRPFLDSVQIDLGQDFRQQTIAMGLGRADLIEIAPEQAGRTGSIGRHLVESQPATLIALVFPREPRSAEEARIRDALALSIDRNSMLRVLLQGKGTATASILPNWMTGYGFLFPLDRDLARAQEIRSEIHQLGALVLAYDASDPVNQLLAERVALNAREAGITIQLVRSASSPDLRLMRIRLQSPDPAVALTRIAEDLGSGAPKFADSSADELYQRERDLLHSSRIIPLLQVPDVFALAPNVNGAQPDELGEWRLEDIWLGAGKP; encoded by the coding sequence ATGAGGCGTTCGGTATATATATTTCTTGCGGCCATTAGCGCCCTGTTACTTGCGCTCGCAAGTCCGGCCGCTACCCGCGCGCATTACGGCGGGACGCTGCATCTTGCGATGCGGGCAGCACCAGCATCGCTCGATCCCGTCAATCCGGACATGGCCGGCCCCGAGGGCAGCTCACGCCTGGTTCCACTGATCTTTGACCGGCTCACCACGTTCGACGACAAAGGTCGTTTGCAGCCCCAGCTCTCAACCAAGTGGCAGGGCGGCACGGGCAATCGCCGCTGGGAATTCTGGTTGCGCCGCGGTGTCAAATTTAGTGATGGCTCGCCGCTGACTCCCGAGTCCGTCGCCGCTTCGTTGCGGCTGGCAAATCGCGATTGGAAGGTGAGCGCCTTGTCAGATTCCGTGGTCGTCGAACTCGAGAATCCGTCCCTCACAATACCGGCGGAAATGGCCCTCTCACGCAACGCCATTGCATACCGCAACGGCGATAATGTGCTCGGTAGCGGCCCCTTCCAGGTGACCGAGTGGCAGCCGGGCAAACGGCTCGTCCTGAAGACGCAAGACACTTATTGGGGCGGACGGCCCTTTCTCGACTCCGTTCAAATTGACCTCGGACAGGATTTTCGTCAGCAAACTATAGCAATGGGATTAGGAAGAGCTGACCTGATCGAGATTGCTCCCGAGCAGGCAGGCCGCACTGGGAGTATTGGCCGCCACCTGGTGGAGTCTCAACCTGCCACTTTGATCGCGCTTGTATTTCCACGGGAACCGCGGTCAGCGGAAGAGGCCCGTATCCGCGATGCGCTTGCGCTCAGTATTGACCGAAACTCCATGCTGCGGGTACTGCTGCAAGGAAAAGGGACGGCAACAGCCAGCATTTTGCCGAATTGGATGACTGGTTACGGCTTCCTGTTTCCACTAGACCGCGATCTCGCCCGCGCGCAGGAGATACGGTCAGAGATACACCAGTTGGGCGCACTAGTACTCGCCTATGACGCCAGTGATCCGGTGAATCAATTGCTGGCCGAACGCGTCGCGCTGAATGCACGTGAAGCCGGAATCACGATCCAGCTTGTTCGCTCCGCCTCCTCGCCCGACCTGCGACTAATGAGGATTCGTTTGCAGTCGCCCGATCCGGCAGTCGCGCTAACGCGCATCGCCGAAGATCTCGGGTCAGGGGCGCCAAAGTTCGCCGACAGTTCAGCGGACGAACTCTATCAAAGAGAGCGCGACCTGCTGCACTCGAGCCGCATTATTCCTCTGTTGCAAGTGCCCGATGTGTTCGCACTCGCTCCCAATGTCAACGGTGCACAGCCGGATGAACTGGGAGAGTGGCGGCTGGAAGATATTTGGCTGGGAGCAGGCAAGCCGTGA
- a CDS encoding SPFH domain-containing protein has protein sequence MLFLKYVLMIVGIAMFVLAAAILAYDFYLVRRLRRGVGGETGSVPASAAPEPPIRWRSSVALVLLAWAPLLLALSIVVVPEGMAGVRVSQTSGTLTGTLYPGVHFVRPMLDKVVLFDTRDQLFTSGMPEDHANKGEASQPEPLKVQAREGLSLGLAITVRYRLDPRRLDYLLDNLPQPVQKELVPPIVASAWRELVPNYTVREVFAVKREEVRRRAADTITRKLSADGIIVKEVMLRDIQLPPEYAKGLESLLLKEQENDRMGVETEIQQKQVRITELEAEGAKAQQVKQAEGQAQVRVLQAKGEADAMKYLLPLKKEQIEQSKLEAQARKEATVQNADAEAQAKVIDSKAEMERRKLLAQAEAERIRVTAAADAERMKSEGQILKQNPLLINKIVAERLSDKLQIMMVPSDGKFFFANDVLRSMNMSNRASQAEEAGVDPPKQ, from the coding sequence ATGCTATTTCTCAAGTACGTACTGATGATCGTTGGGATCGCGATGTTCGTTCTTGCCGCTGCGATCCTTGCCTATGATTTTTACCTTGTGAGGCGACTGCGGCGCGGCGTGGGTGGCGAAACGGGCAGCGTTCCAGCCAGCGCCGCACCGGAACCACCGATCCGCTGGCGATCAAGCGTGGCCCTGGTCCTGCTCGCCTGGGCCCCGCTGCTGCTGGCCTTAAGTATTGTCGTCGTACCCGAAGGCATGGCGGGTGTCCGCGTCAGCCAGACCTCAGGCACGCTGACCGGCACCCTCTATCCTGGCGTGCATTTCGTTCGGCCCATGCTGGACAAAGTGGTCCTCTTCGACACTCGTGACCAGTTGTTCACCAGCGGCATGCCCGAGGATCATGCCAATAAAGGAGAAGCATCGCAACCCGAACCGCTGAAGGTTCAGGCCCGCGAAGGACTCTCCCTCGGACTCGCCATCACGGTTCGCTACCGACTTGATCCGCGCCGCCTTGATTATCTTTTGGACAATCTGCCCCAACCCGTGCAGAAGGAACTGGTGCCCCCAATCGTGGCCAGCGCCTGGCGTGAATTGGTTCCCAACTACACGGTACGCGAGGTATTTGCGGTCAAACGTGAAGAGGTCCGCCGGCGTGCCGCTGACACTATCACCCGCAAACTCTCTGCGGACGGGATCATTGTGAAGGAAGTTATGCTGCGCGACATTCAACTGCCGCCAGAATACGCCAAAGGATTGGAAAGTTTGCTGCTTAAGGAACAGGAAAACGACCGCATGGGAGTTGAAACCGAGATCCAGCAGAAGCAAGTGAGGATCACCGAGTTGGAGGCCGAAGGCGCCAAAGCCCAACAGGTGAAGCAAGCCGAAGGCCAGGCCCAGGTCCGCGTGCTGCAAGCTAAGGGCGAGGCCGATGCCATGAAATACCTGTTGCCGCTGAAAAAGGAACAGATCGAACAGTCGAAGCTGGAGGCGCAGGCGCGCAAAGAAGCGACCGTGCAAAACGCAGATGCCGAAGCCCAGGCCAAAGTCATTGACAGCAAAGCGGAAATGGAACGCCGCAAACTCCTCGCCCAAGCGGAAGCGGAGCGCATTCGTGTTACCGCCGCTGCCGATGCTGAGCGCATGAAGAGCGAAGGCCAGATCCTGAAGCAAAATCCATTGCTGATTAACAAAATTGTCGCCGAGCGCCTTTCGGACAAGCTGCAGATCATGATGGTGCCCTCCGACGGCAAATTCTTTTTCGCTAATGACGTGTTGCGGAGCATGAACATGTCCAATCGCGCCAGCCAGGCCGAGGAGGCGGGCGTTGATCCTCCCAAGCAGTAA
- a CDS encoding CRTAC1 family protein, with the protein MALTRRRFISLSGGALISAWPVFGQRANQNSSPVPAKGNPGRPFGAYFVDIAREAGLIQPVIYGEADHKDYILETVGCGCAFLDYDNDGWLDIFVLNGTRLRGAPEGTSNRLYKNNRDGSFTDVTEKAGLHATGWASAVCVGDYNNDGFEDLFCTYYGQNKLYRNNGDGTFTDVTKEAGLHNARSRWGAGCAFLDYNRDGHLDLFVSNYVDFDLAKVPKPGANLNCTWKGIPVNCGPRGLPHGLNSLYRNNGDGTFTDVSQQAGIAAARPSYGMTVVAADFNEDGWPDIYVACDSTPSLLFINQHDGTFKEEGIARGAALSEDGKEQAGMGLAVGDYDLDGHLDIFKTNFADDTNVLYENDGKANFEDKTISARLGEQSRYISWGTAIADLDNDGWPDIFFVSGSVYPEVEKQLPNYPDKCPRTVYRNLGDRTFAKLGQEAGPGIAAKHSSRGCAFGDFDNDGDIDILIVNLNEPPSLLRNDLRGNNHWLKVKLIGTKSNRSAIGARVIARYAGKAQAQEVLSQSSFYSSNDSRLHFGLGSATSAELEIRWPSGTKESYSTACDQLVTIQEGKGVVPGKSFAPRS; encoded by the coding sequence ATGGCTCTAACCCGTCGCAGATTTATTTCTCTCTCAGGCGGAGCGCTGATAAGCGCGTGGCCGGTTTTTGGGCAACGCGCAAACCAAAACTCCAGCCCGGTACCAGCCAAAGGCAACCCAGGCCGTCCCTTCGGTGCCTACTTCGTGGATATTGCCAGAGAGGCGGGCCTCATCCAGCCGGTGATCTACGGCGAAGCCGATCACAAAGACTACATTCTGGAAACCGTGGGATGCGGATGCGCATTCCTCGATTACGACAACGATGGCTGGCTCGACATTTTTGTCCTCAACGGTACCCGACTACGTGGCGCTCCTGAAGGCACGTCGAACAGACTCTACAAGAATAACCGCGACGGGAGCTTCACCGACGTAACCGAAAAGGCTGGCCTGCACGCCACCGGATGGGCGTCCGCCGTATGTGTTGGGGACTATAACAATGACGGATTTGAGGACCTGTTCTGCACCTACTACGGTCAGAACAAACTTTATCGAAACAACGGCGACGGAACTTTTACTGACGTCACCAAAGAAGCCGGATTGCACAATGCGCGCTCCAGATGGGGCGCTGGCTGCGCCTTTTTAGACTACAACCGCGACGGCCACCTTGATCTGTTCGTTTCAAACTATGTTGATTTCGATTTGGCCAAGGTTCCCAAGCCAGGTGCAAACCTCAACTGTACCTGGAAGGGTATTCCGGTGAATTGTGGTCCACGCGGCCTGCCCCATGGCTTAAATTCGCTCTATCGAAACAACGGGGACGGCACATTCACCGACGTGAGCCAGCAAGCCGGAATCGCCGCCGCCCGCCCCAGTTACGGCATGACCGTGGTGGCCGCGGACTTCAACGAAGACGGTTGGCCCGATATCTATGTGGCCTGCGATTCCACTCCCAGTCTCCTATTCATCAACCAGCATGATGGAACATTTAAGGAAGAAGGCATTGCGCGCGGGGCAGCTCTGAGCGAAGACGGTAAAGAGCAGGCTGGCATGGGCCTGGCGGTAGGCGACTACGACCTGGACGGCCACCTGGACATCTTCAAGACAAATTTTGCGGACGATACCAACGTACTCTACGAGAATGACGGAAAGGCAAACTTCGAAGATAAGACGATCTCCGCAAGGCTGGGCGAGCAGAGCCGCTATATCAGTTGGGGCACAGCTATCGCCGACTTAGATAATGATGGCTGGCCGGACATTTTCTTTGTCTCCGGCAGCGTTTACCCTGAAGTTGAAAAGCAGCTTCCCAACTATCCCGACAAGTGCCCGCGGACTGTGTACCGGAATCTGGGTGATAGAACCTTCGCAAAGCTTGGCCAGGAGGCCGGACCCGGCATCGCCGCTAAACACTCAAGCCGTGGCTGTGCCTTCGGGGATTTTGACAACGATGGCGACATAGACATTTTGATCGTTAATCTGAACGAGCCCCCTTCCCTTCTGCGAAATGACCTGCGGGGAAATAACCACTGGCTGAAAGTAAAACTGATCGGTACAAAATCCAATCGCAGTGCAATCGGGGCGCGCGTGATCGCACGCTATGCGGGAAAAGCCCAGGCACAGGAAGTCTTGAGCCAATCCAGCTTCTACTCTTCCAATGATTCGCGATTGCATTTCGGGCTGGGTTCGGCCACCTCAGCCGAACTTGAAATTCGATGGCCGAGTGGAACCAAAGAATCCTATTCGACGGCTTGCGACCAACTGGTCACTATTCAAGAGGGAAAAGGCGTAGTCCCTGGCAAGAGCTTTGCGCCACGTTCTTAA
- a CDS encoding tetratricopeptide repeat protein — protein MSFGIRSRIAPSGKRFRGWPLVMGLMVLPLESAAFQLSVPTRISSCENVRSLLQSAQQMLGRGDFATALQTLNRVVAANPNCADAYLLLGLTEFQQGKTTSSIQNYKRALKLDPRSYSTHYNLALAYLRGHRIPEARVELEQAVKLDPRQSDAAYDLGVVLLELGKPSAALLHLRRAKALNSQRPDVAFNIVRAELQAGHTPEAAAEAQSSAQRLATDFQWNAAIGQLFAKNAQFKYAAIYLGQANRIRPEDADIRHQLAVAYLESRQPDQVLSTIPEPTTGDDFYLRASAYYISHQFPEADRESEQGLALAPENPHILVLRTRLLQRAGQQEAALAAAQKAATLAPKWDEPYYLAGVSSYFIRRYDQAAEALARAIALNPNSARAFFLQSIALANQSKVHEAEQSLRRAIELQPQNARFHCHLGILLARQNEDAKAEASLRQAIQLKPDYGLSHYELGKLLAHAQRLQPAALELTQAVTHDPTLGAAYYQLSRVYAKLGETEKSDRARAEFEKLYQREADDAQAADRVLNEDAMKETEAP, from the coding sequence ATGAGTTTCGGGATTCGATCGCGGATTGCGCCATCTGGCAAGCGTTTCCGAGGCTGGCCGCTGGTGATGGGACTCATGGTGTTGCCATTAGAATCTGCGGCATTTCAGCTCTCTGTCCCAACCCGCATTTCATCCTGTGAAAACGTTCGCTCGCTACTTCAAAGCGCTCAACAGATGTTGGGCCGTGGTGATTTCGCGACTGCTCTTCAAACTCTCAATCGGGTTGTCGCCGCGAATCCGAATTGCGCAGACGCTTACCTTCTATTAGGACTCACTGAATTTCAGCAAGGTAAGACCACAAGCTCCATTCAGAATTACAAACGAGCCCTCAAGCTTGACCCCCGTTCCTACTCGACTCACTACAACCTGGCTCTCGCGTATTTGCGTGGGCATAGAATTCCGGAGGCGCGCGTCGAGTTGGAGCAGGCAGTGAAATTGGATCCGCGCCAATCGGATGCTGCCTATGACCTTGGCGTCGTTCTTCTGGAACTTGGGAAACCCTCCGCGGCGCTGCTGCACTTGCGTCGAGCAAAGGCGCTAAATTCCCAGCGGCCCGATGTCGCCTTTAATATTGTTCGTGCGGAACTGCAAGCCGGGCACACGCCCGAAGCTGCGGCAGAGGCGCAATCTTCAGCACAACGTCTTGCCACCGATTTTCAGTGGAACGCCGCCATCGGACAACTCTTCGCCAAAAATGCGCAGTTTAAATATGCCGCCATCTACCTGGGGCAGGCGAACCGCATCCGGCCCGAGGACGCCGACATCCGTCATCAGCTCGCGGTGGCGTACCTGGAGTCCCGCCAGCCGGACCAGGTGCTGAGCACCATCCCGGAACCGACAACTGGCGATGACTTTTACCTCCGCGCCAGCGCCTACTATATTTCCCATCAATTCCCCGAGGCGGACCGTGAGTCTGAACAAGGGCTGGCCCTGGCGCCAGAGAACCCTCACATCCTCGTGCTGCGCACCCGACTCTTGCAGCGTGCGGGTCAACAAGAGGCTGCACTTGCTGCGGCACAGAAAGCAGCCACTCTCGCGCCGAAGTGGGACGAACCTTATTACCTTGCCGGCGTGAGTTCTTATTTCATCCGCCGCTACGATCAGGCCGCGGAAGCTCTCGCCCGGGCCATTGCGCTCAATCCCAATTCAGCCCGGGCATTCTTCTTGCAATCCATAGCTCTGGCGAATCAGAGTAAGGTCCACGAGGCCGAGCAAAGCCTTCGGCGGGCGATAGAGCTACAGCCCCAGAACGCCCGCTTTCATTGTCATCTCGGCATTCTGCTGGCGCGCCAAAATGAAGACGCGAAAGCTGAAGCCTCATTGAGACAAGCCATCCAGCTCAAGCCCGACTACGGACTTTCGCATTATGAATTGGGAAAGCTCTTAGCGCACGCGCAGCGACTTCAACCGGCCGCACTGGAGCTAACTCAGGCTGTGACGCATGACCCAACCTTGGGCGCCGCTTACTATCAGCTGAGCCGGGTGTATGCAAAACTCGGTGAAACCGAAAAATCGGACCGGGCACGCGCCGAGTTTGAGAAGCTTTACCAGCGGGAAGCGGATGACGCTCAAGCTGCAGATCGCGTGCTAAATGAAGATGCCATGAAAGAAACCGAGGCACCCTGA